The Longimicrobium terrae genome includes a region encoding these proteins:
- a CDS encoding phosphodiester glycosidase family protein translates to MKNSFARSLRAAAASLALAAALPAGLAAQAGLAVRTADGWRPFWRAEAAPARWTGGAPALASAARWRTIRPGVETAELRVAGSGEAWRVRVVLVRIDPRVHRLGLREARAPDGMAGAWTVDSAGAGVAVAFNAGQFTGGTPWGWTVVDGREVRAPGRGPLSMALVTDRAGSVRFVPPDSIAAVRRAGGVVNAIQSYPALLAGDGQVPAALRPGAREIDLAHRDGRLAIGELRDGRILVALTRFDGLGGAASTAPLGFTVPEMAGLMGGLGCRRAMLLDGGISGQLLVRPLRGSVVRHTAWRRVPLGIVVEPR, encoded by the coding sequence GTGAAGAACAGCTTCGCTCGTAGCCTGCGCGCCGCGGCCGCCTCCCTGGCGCTGGCCGCGGCGCTTCCCGCCGGGCTCGCCGCGCAGGCGGGACTCGCCGTCCGCACGGCGGATGGGTGGCGGCCGTTCTGGCGCGCGGAGGCCGCCCCGGCGCGGTGGACGGGCGGGGCGCCCGCCCTCGCCTCCGCCGCGCGCTGGCGGACCATTCGCCCCGGCGTGGAGACGGCGGAGCTCCGCGTGGCGGGAAGTGGTGAGGCGTGGCGGGTGCGCGTGGTGCTGGTGCGCATCGACCCGCGCGTGCACCGGCTGGGACTGCGCGAGGCGCGCGCGCCGGACGGAATGGCGGGCGCGTGGACGGTGGACAGCGCGGGTGCGGGAGTAGCCGTCGCCTTCAACGCCGGCCAGTTCACCGGCGGCACGCCGTGGGGATGGACGGTGGTGGATGGGCGCGAGGTGCGGGCGCCCGGCCGCGGCCCGCTCTCGATGGCGCTGGTGACGGACCGTGCCGGCAGCGTGCGCTTCGTGCCGCCGGACAGCATCGCGGCGGTGCGGCGGGCGGGCGGCGTGGTGAACGCCATCCAGTCGTATCCCGCGCTGCTGGCGGGAGATGGACAGGTGCCGGCGGCGCTCCGCCCTGGCGCACGCGAGATCGACCTGGCGCACCGCGATGGCCGGCTGGCCATCGGCGAACTGCGGGACGGGCGCATTCTGGTGGCGCTCACGCGGTTCGACGGGCTGGGCGGCGCGGCATCCACGGCACCGCTGGGGTTCACGGTGCCGGAGATGGCGGGGCTGATGGGCGGCCTGGGCTGCCGCCGCGCCATGCTGCTGGACGGCGGCATCTCCGGCCAGCTCCTCGTTCGGCCGCTGCGCGGATCGGTGGTGCGGCACACGGCATGGCGGCGCGTTCCGCTCGGCATCGTCGTGGAGCCGCGGTGA
- a CDS encoding RidA family protein, producing the protein MKSQTEARLEALGLVLPEPFTAPSGRPYPFSWVRVQGSRVFVSGHLPQMPDGSLAEPLGKVGAEVSVDQAVGAARLVALATISSLKRAVGDLDRLVWLRVFGMVNVAPGFEDIPTVVNGFSELIRDVFGPERGNHARSAVGMAQLPFRVPVEIEAELELVD; encoded by the coding sequence ATGAAGTCGCAGACCGAAGCCAGGCTGGAGGCGCTGGGCCTGGTTCTGCCGGAGCCGTTCACCGCGCCGTCCGGCCGGCCGTATCCGTTCTCGTGGGTGCGCGTGCAGGGGAGCCGCGTGTTCGTTTCCGGCCATCTGCCGCAGATGCCGGATGGCTCGCTCGCCGAGCCGCTGGGCAAGGTGGGCGCCGAGGTTTCCGTCGATCAGGCGGTCGGCGCGGCGCGTCTCGTGGCGCTGGCGACCATCAGCAGCCTGAAGCGCGCGGTGGGCGACCTGGACCGGCTCGTGTGGCTGCGGGTGTTCGGGATGGTGAACGTGGCGCCGGGTTTCGAGGACATCCCGACAGTCGTGAACGGCTTTTCGGAGCTGATCCGCGACGTGTTCGGCCCGGAGCGCGGCAACCACGCACGCAGTGCGGTCGGCATGGCGCAGCTCCCCTTTCGCGTCCCCGTGGAGATCGAAGCTGAACTGGAACTGGTGGACTGA
- a CDS encoding pentapeptide repeat-containing protein encodes MADRKQAPAPETTTRVTADWSGLDISGQTHEKVMFVDLDMTEVENSGAVFSDCTFRNVKFNVSAHDGAAFVNCTFAGCKFYDARFSDCKFVGSRFNRCNFDAMKVIGGNWSLVGMAGADLRAASFQGVRMREADLTNARCQGSSLRDVDLSGAWLHGADFVECDLRGSDLSAFTPDREQLRGAIITIDQTITLAQALGLDVRAD; translated from the coding sequence ATGGCTGACCGCAAGCAGGCCCCCGCGCCGGAAACCACCACCCGCGTGACGGCGGACTGGAGCGGGCTCGACATCTCCGGCCAGACGCACGAAAAGGTGATGTTCGTGGACCTGGACATGACCGAGGTGGAGAACAGCGGCGCCGTGTTCTCGGACTGCACCTTTCGCAACGTCAAGTTCAACGTCTCCGCGCACGACGGGGCCGCGTTCGTCAACTGCACCTTTGCCGGGTGCAAGTTCTACGATGCCCGCTTCAGCGACTGCAAGTTCGTGGGAAGCCGCTTCAACCGCTGCAACTTCGACGCGATGAAGGTCATCGGCGGCAACTGGTCGCTCGTAGGGATGGCGGGCGCCGATCTGCGCGCCGCGTCGTTCCAGGGCGTCCGCATGCGCGAGGCGGACCTCACCAACGCACGCTGCCAGGGATCGTCACTGCGCGACGTGGACTTGTCGGGCGCGTGGCTCCACGGCGCGGACTTCGTGGAGTGCGATCTGCGCGGCAGCGATCTGAGCGCGTTCACCCCGGACCGCGAGCAGCTGCGCGGCGCCATCATCACCATCGACCAGACGATCACCCTCGCCCAGGCGCTGGGGCTGGACGTGCGCGCGGACTGA
- a CDS encoding PAS domain S-box protein, with protein MQSTSSPIPVISQTLLDAALLELARRVPASSFAAEIRCLLRVAAMATDARSASLWLCADDGQTLRCAERFHTDSATWDKGAESRGAWPGTSSLAERRWATDHLARLSAEGGADVIALDAGVWSGGALAGFIRLERGADRPWTDAEGAFSATLADRAGAAYHASAGMDADARPGARGEDGAEPAAGVGSREEDGTADRAAEQAEAEAALRASEESYRTIFQTSNDAIFITDPVTGAMVDANDRACELVAASRDELRRDPAAILWNGPAPFTPELAMEQTARAMAGEAQRFEWMSIHRHTGGEVWGEVSLQRVVLNGQDRVMAVVRDIGERKRAEQALRTSEESYRAIFESSNDAIFVHDLATGAVLDANARACELGGVSLDELRASGLGVIASGPPPFTEERAAEYLQKAATGEPQRFEWMTPHPETGEEMWVEVGLQRVSIRGEERLLALVRDIRERKAAEEAMRQSELSYRTLFQISSEAMWVHDLETGAFLEVNQAACDLYGYTEEETLALGVEGISWDEAPYTIEHAREYIRRAVAGEPQRFEWKGRRKDGKANWADMQLRRVTINGVDRLLANGRDISDRLRYEAELRRANEQLELRVAERTGELAAANEALEEEVAEHEAAKEALLERTHEVEGIFRALPDLFFRLGPDGTILDYRAGSHNKLAVPPEVFMWKRIQDVLPPVADATMAALERAVRTNQLASFEYQLPTPAGMGDYEARVVPVPDGTFITVIRDVTDAKTAQRALQESEERFRRMVANTYDIITLLEADGSVRYENDAMTRLLGWTSEERVGRSIADNIHPDDLPVVREALSRIVATPGQAVTVEYRYRAKDGTLHYLESVGRTMSEHTAAEGVVANSRDVTESRAVQRALKESEEHFRTLIENSSDVATINDAVTGAVLYASPAAEVVLSWTPDELEGTTAADFVHPDDVHAVHERMQELLLDPSQPQTMRYRHRRRDGGWMVLETTARIVVTPDGDYRMVANARDVTDRTRAEEALRRNEEHFRALIENAQDIVLILDATGRMTYLSPPIERILGWSPAELTDRSAFEYMHPEDQPIVAGELARVLAEPGLTGNAEYRFRDKRGRWRYMEAFGRVLETGGAGIPSIVANVRDVTERHEAAEALRKSEEHFRALTENASDLITVLSAEGTYLYQSPSVLRLLGFTPADMLGVTPFGFMHPDDVEAARESLRRMAGEPGTSHTVQIRFRHADGAWRVLESVGRTLLPDSADEGIVVISRDVTERRRTEEALRAATEAAERANRAKSEFLSRMSHELRTPMNSILGFAQLLGRAELPSNDQKSVQHILKAGRHLLNLINEVLEIARIEAGRHNLSLEPVRVTPLVEEALGLVRPMAAQWGVVLEHGPAPRDAFVRADRQRLAQVLLNLLSNAIKYNRPGGRVRLWCEPSADGHLVIRVEDEGRGIPAENAEQLFTPFARLGAESTGVEGTGLGLALSQRLTEAMGGALTLERSSDEGSVFRVELGGASDPLDALDGAEAGGSRAVPAGHGTATLLYVEDNLANLSLVETILLSRPGWRTLPALQGQIGVELAREHRPDLILLDLHLPDIPGEEVLRRLRSDGRTAGIPIVVISADATRATAERLRALGADAYLSKPIDVDEFLETVERFLAAREGL; from the coding sequence ATGCAGTCCACCAGCAGTCCCATTCCGGTCATCTCCCAGACGCTGCTCGACGCCGCGCTCCTGGAGCTCGCCCGCCGCGTTCCCGCGTCCTCGTTCGCCGCGGAAATCCGCTGCCTGCTGCGCGTTGCCGCGATGGCGACCGATGCGCGGTCCGCCTCGCTCTGGCTGTGCGCGGACGACGGCCAGACGCTCCGCTGCGCCGAACGATTCCACACCGATTCCGCCACGTGGGATAAAGGCGCCGAGTCGCGCGGCGCGTGGCCGGGCACCTCGTCGCTCGCGGAGCGGCGGTGGGCGACGGACCACCTGGCGCGGCTCTCCGCGGAGGGCGGCGCGGACGTAATCGCGCTGGACGCGGGCGTGTGGAGCGGCGGCGCGCTGGCCGGCTTCATTCGCCTGGAGCGCGGCGCGGACCGCCCATGGACGGACGCGGAGGGCGCATTTTCCGCCACGCTCGCGGACCGCGCGGGCGCCGCCTACCACGCATCCGCCGGAATGGATGCGGATGCGCGACCTGGTGCCCGCGGCGAGGACGGGGCGGAACCGGCCGCGGGCGTGGGAAGCCGGGAAGAGGACGGAACGGCCGACCGCGCCGCCGAGCAGGCGGAGGCCGAGGCGGCGCTGCGCGCGTCGGAGGAGAGCTATCGGACGATCTTTCAGACCAGCAACGACGCCATCTTCATCACCGATCCCGTCACGGGCGCGATGGTGGATGCCAACGACCGCGCCTGTGAACTGGTTGCCGCCTCCCGCGACGAGCTGCGGCGCGATCCGGCCGCCATCCTCTGGAACGGCCCCGCGCCTTTCACGCCGGAGCTGGCGATGGAGCAGACTGCGCGCGCCATGGCGGGAGAAGCGCAGCGGTTCGAGTGGATGAGCATCCACCGGCACACCGGCGGCGAAGTGTGGGGCGAGGTCAGCCTGCAGCGCGTCGTGCTCAACGGCCAGGACCGGGTGATGGCCGTCGTCCGGGACATCGGTGAGCGGAAGCGCGCGGAGCAGGCGCTGCGCACCAGCGAAGAGAGCTATCGGGCGATCTTTGAAAGCAGCAACGACGCGATCTTTGTCCACGACCTGGCCACGGGCGCGGTGCTGGATGCCAACGCCCGCGCCTGCGAACTGGGCGGCGTGTCGCTGGATGAACTGCGCGCCAGCGGCCTCGGCGTCATCGCCAGCGGCCCGCCGCCGTTCACGGAGGAGCGCGCCGCGGAGTATCTGCAGAAGGCGGCCACGGGAGAGCCGCAGCGCTTTGAGTGGATGACGCCGCACCCGGAAACGGGCGAGGAGATGTGGGTGGAGGTGGGCCTGCAGCGCGTCAGCATCCGCGGCGAGGAGCGGCTGCTGGCGCTCGTCCGCGACATCCGCGAGCGCAAGGCGGCGGAAGAAGCGATGCGGCAGTCGGAGCTCAGCTACCGCACCCTCTTCCAGATCTCGTCCGAGGCGATGTGGGTGCACGACCTGGAAACGGGCGCGTTCCTGGAGGTCAACCAGGCCGCGTGCGACCTGTACGGCTACACGGAGGAGGAAACGCTGGCGCTCGGAGTGGAGGGCATCTCGTGGGACGAGGCGCCGTACACCATCGAGCACGCCCGCGAGTACATCCGCCGCGCCGTCGCTGGCGAGCCGCAGCGGTTCGAGTGGAAGGGGCGCCGCAAGGACGGCAAGGCCAACTGGGCCGACATGCAGCTGCGGCGCGTCACCATCAACGGCGTAGACCGCCTGCTGGCCAACGGCCGCGACATCAGCGACCGCCTGCGCTACGAGGCGGAGCTTCGCCGCGCCAACGAGCAGTTGGAGCTGCGCGTCGCCGAGCGGACGGGCGAGCTGGCCGCCGCCAACGAGGCGCTGGAGGAAGAGGTAGCCGAGCACGAGGCGGCCAAGGAGGCGCTGCTGGAGCGGACGCACGAGGTGGAAGGCATCTTCCGCGCGCTCCCGGACCTCTTTTTCCGCCTGGGCCCGGACGGAACGATCCTCGACTACCGCGCGGGGAGCCACAACAAGCTCGCCGTCCCGCCCGAGGTCTTCATGTGGAAGCGCATCCAGGACGTGCTTCCTCCCGTGGCGGACGCCACCATGGCGGCTTTGGAGAGGGCGGTGCGCACCAATCAGCTCGCCTCGTTCGAGTACCAGCTGCCCACGCCCGCGGGGATGGGCGACTACGAGGCGCGCGTCGTTCCCGTGCCGGACGGCACGTTCATCACCGTCATCCGCGACGTTACCGACGCCAAGACCGCCCAGCGCGCGCTGCAGGAAAGCGAAGAGCGCTTCCGGCGGATGGTGGCCAACACGTACGACATCATCACCCTGCTGGAGGCGGACGGCAGCGTCCGCTACGAGAACGACGCCATGACGCGCCTCCTGGGCTGGACCAGCGAGGAGCGCGTCGGCCGCAGCATCGCCGACAACATCCATCCCGACGACCTCCCCGTCGTCCGCGAGGCGCTGTCCCGGATCGTCGCCACGCCGGGGCAGGCCGTCACCGTAGAGTACCGGTACCGCGCCAAGGACGGCACGCTGCACTACCTGGAGTCCGTCGGGCGGACGATGTCGGAGCACACGGCGGCGGAGGGCGTCGTCGCCAACTCGCGCGACGTCACCGAAAGCCGTGCCGTGCAGCGCGCGCTCAAGGAGAGCGAGGAGCACTTCCGCACGCTCATCGAGAACTCGTCCGACGTGGCGACCATCAACGACGCGGTCACCGGCGCCGTCCTGTACGCCAGCCCCGCGGCGGAGGTGGTGCTCAGCTGGACGCCGGACGAGCTGGAGGGAACCACGGCCGCCGACTTCGTCCATCCCGACGACGTCCACGCCGTGCACGAGCGGATGCAGGAGCTTCTGCTGGATCCGTCGCAGCCGCAGACCATGCGCTACCGCCACCGGCGGCGCGACGGCGGGTGGATGGTGCTGGAAACGACGGCGCGCATCGTCGTCACGCCCGATGGCGACTACCGGATGGTGGCCAACGCGCGCGACGTCACCGACCGCACGCGGGCGGAAGAGGCGCTGCGCCGCAACGAGGAGCACTTCCGCGCGCTGATCGAGAACGCGCAGGACATCGTACTCATCCTGGACGCCACCGGGCGGATGACGTACCTGAGCCCGCCCATCGAACGCATCCTGGGATGGAGCCCGGCGGAGCTGACGGACCGCAGCGCGTTCGAGTACATGCACCCGGAAGATCAGCCCATCGTCGCGGGCGAACTCGCGCGCGTCCTCGCCGAGCCGGGACTGACGGGAAACGCGGAGTACCGCTTCCGCGACAAGCGCGGCCGGTGGCGCTACATGGAAGCGTTCGGACGCGTGCTGGAGACGGGCGGCGCCGGCATTCCCTCCATCGTCGCCAACGTGCGCGACGTCACCGAGCGCCACGAGGCGGCCGAGGCGCTGCGCAAGAGCGAGGAGCACTTCCGCGCGCTGACGGAAAACGCGTCGGACCTCATTACCGTGCTGAGCGCGGAGGGCACGTACCTGTACCAGAGCCCGTCCGTCCTGCGCCTTCTGGGATTCACCCCGGCGGACATGCTGGGCGTGACGCCGTTCGGATTCATGCACCCGGACGACGTGGAGGCCGCGCGCGAGTCGCTGCGGCGCATGGCGGGCGAACCGGGGACCAGCCACACCGTGCAGATCCGCTTCCGCCATGCGGACGGGGCGTGGCGCGTACTGGAAAGCGTGGGACGCACCCTGCTGCCGGATTCGGCGGATGAGGGGATCGTCGTCATCTCCCGCGACGTCACCGAACGCCGGCGGACAGAAGAAGCGCTGCGCGCCGCGACGGAAGCGGCGGAGCGGGCCAACCGGGCCAAGAGCGAGTTCCTTTCGCGGATGAGCCACGAACTGCGCACGCCCATGAACAGCATCCTGGGCTTCGCGCAGCTCCTTGGCCGGGCGGAGCTGCCATCCAACGACCAGAAGTCGGTGCAGCACATCCTCAAGGCGGGGCGGCACCTGCTGAACCTCATCAACGAGGTGCTGGAGATCGCCCGCATCGAGGCCGGCCGGCACAACCTGTCGCTGGAGCCGGTGCGCGTCACGCCGCTGGTGGAAGAAGCGCTCGGCCTCGTCCGCCCGATGGCGGCCCAGTGGGGCGTGGTGCTGGAACACGGCCCCGCGCCGCGGGACGCCTTTGTGCGCGCGGACCGGCAGCGGCTCGCGCAGGTGCTGCTGAACCTTCTGTCCAACGCCATCAAGTACAACCGCCCCGGCGGCCGCGTGCGCCTGTGGTGCGAGCCGTCCGCGGACGGGCACCTCGTGATCCGCGTGGAGGACGAGGGGCGCGGCATTCCGGCGGAGAACGCGGAGCAGCTCTTTACCCCGTTCGCGCGCCTGGGCGCGGAATCCACCGGCGTGGAGGGAACGGGGCTCGGCCTCGCCCTCAGCCAGCGGCTGACAGAGGCGATGGGCGGCGCGCTCACGCTGGAGCGGTCGTCCGACGAGGGGAGCGTGTTCCGCGTGGAGCTGGGCGGCGCCTCCGATCCACTGGACGCGCTGGATGGCGCCGAGGCGGGTGGATCGCGTGCCGTCCCGGCCGGCCATGGGACGGCGACGCTGCTGTACGTGGAAGACAACCTCGCCAACCTCAGCCTGGTGGAGACCATCCTGCTCAGCCGCCCGGGATGGCGCACACTTCCCGCCCTGCAGGGGCAGATCGGCGTGGAGCTGGCGCGCGAGCACCGGCCGGACCTGATCCTCCTGGACCTGCATCTTCCCGACATCCCGGGGGAGGAAGTGCTGCGCCGCCTGCGCTCCGACGGGCGGACGGCGGGCATCCCCATCGTGGTCATCAGCGCCGACGCCACCCGCGCCACGGCCGAACGGCTGCGCGCGCTCGGGGCGGACGCCTACCTCAGCAAGCCCATCGACGTGGACGAGTTTCTGGAAACCGTGGAACGATTTCTTGCCGCGCGGGAGGGGCTGTGA
- a CDS encoding nuclear transport factor 2 family protein has protein sequence MLATDSISLAGVARPPATSAADSDAAIGLIRALYDAFGRGDILDVFSTLTQDVVIEQTTELPWGGTWRGMDDAREFFLRLMQRVDSRVEVQEVFAAGSRVIVIGRTRGMARRTGTAFDVRVVHVFELRGGKVSRFETYVDTPAMQAVL, from the coding sequence ATGCTCGCGACCGATTCCATCTCGCTTGCCGGCGTCGCCCGCCCGCCCGCGACCAGCGCCGCTGACAGCGACGCCGCGATCGGGCTGATCCGCGCGCTGTACGACGCATTCGGGCGGGGCGACATTCTGGACGTGTTCAGCACCCTTACGCAGGACGTCGTCATCGAGCAGACGACCGAGCTTCCGTGGGGCGGCACGTGGCGGGGAATGGATGACGCGCGCGAGTTCTTTCTGCGGCTCATGCAGCGCGTGGATTCGCGCGTGGAGGTGCAGGAGGTGTTCGCGGCGGGGAGTCGCGTGATTGTCATCGGGCGGACGCGCGGGATGGCGAGGCGCACCGGGACGGCGTTCGACGTGCGCGTGGTGCACGTGTTTGAGCTTCGCGGCGGCAAGGTGAGCCGGTTTGAGACGTACGTGGATACGCCCGCCATGCAGGCCGTGCTCTGA